In the Glycine max cultivar Williams 82 chromosome 6, Glycine_max_v4.0, whole genome shotgun sequence genome, AGTAGGAAGATGTTGATTGGAAATGAATAGGAGCTCCATCTATATCAATCTTCTTCAATTGCTCTGCATCCCTTAGTTCATATAATAACTCGGTGTTGTACAGTTTTGAACAGCCAGAGAGATTCAGATCTTCAAGAGAATTGAGGCCTAGTATGCTATTGGGTAAGCTTACTAGATTTTTGCAGTTTTTCAAATTCAATCTTCTGAGCTTTTTTAGAAGACCGATGGATGGATCAATGTGTCTGAGTTTTTGACATCCTCCGAGAAGTAGCTTTTCAAGAATTAGGTCCTCTCCAAACTGTGGCAGCTTGATAAGACTTTTGCAATTTCTCAAATTCAGAGAAGTAAGCTTTGGTGAAAGAACAATGGACAGACCGATCTCTTCGAGTTGTATACATCCTTCGAGATCAAGACTCTCAAGATATAGGGCATCTCCAATATATGgcattttaattagatttttggagccagagagatccAAACGCCTCAAATTAGGTAGAGGCTACAATGCAAGGCCAATAGTaggaaacaaaattaataatgacaTTCAgcctttcttttgtttctttaattaaatagagaaaaagaaattatcatAAGAAAGTTtgcctttttatttgtttatttaaataaatacaatatagaaaaataataataataattgatattacCTTTGTGCCTTCCCAAAGTTGTTTGATGTTGCTTTTAGGTAGAATCAACTCAACAAGTTTGTCGGGCTCAAAACTTGGTGGCAAACACTCAAAAGGATACTTTTCCCAACCAAGATATCCTAATTCATTGGAAAGCTTAACAAGTGTtcctgaaaaaaaattgattttgacgtTAAAGTCCAAATGGTCAAGTTTGAGAAGCTTAAGGCAACTCATTGTTGATAGAACATCGACCCTCATTGTTGAAATTGTTCGAAGAATGTCAGATTTTTCTATAAGAAATATGGCCTCCACATTGTCTGCTGCCTTGAACATTgcaaagaggaaagaaaaagttaGATCTTTGGAAGCATTTACAAATTCTAGAATAATAGGAGgactttatatttataaattattctaCCTTATTATCTGACATAACTTTAAGGATATCTTTAACATCCCACAACCTGCTCCACTTCCATGGTTTCCTAGGTGATTTTTCTCTAACAATATACTTGCCCAAATCGCACAACAAGTCATGCATTTGAATCTGCCTCGAATCCATGGTTATGAGTGATTTATCAACGAGAACTTGTAGGCCATATTCGGGATTAAATCCACGAAAATCTAGAACTTCCTTCACATATTTCACAGGATAATGGTTGAAGAAACATGCAATATCTAGAAATATTTCCTTGTGTGTATCCTCTAATTGATCAAAACTTATTCGCAACACATTCATaatacttttacttttattttctcttaacaAAGCCAATGCACTCCTCCAATGTAAGACATCTTTATCAAATAAAGATGAGCCTAGCACTTCAATTGCTAAGGGATGACCTTGACAATGTGATAATACATCAGAAGTCAACTTTTCAAAATCACtcatcatataattatttttaaatgcttttttGCAAAACAATCCAAGAGCATCATTGTCATTCAATGGCTCCACTCGGTAAATAACATCTACTCCATGTGCCTTCAATATTTGTTGATCCCTAGAAATTATAATGACTATGCTCCCTTTACCTAAGCATTTACGTAACAGATCATTTCTACCCCCTGTAAACATATCAAGCTGTTTATCTTGATCAACATTGTCAAGAATTATAAGTGCCTTTGCATTGGATAGCCTCTCCCATACCAGAAGTGTTCCATTAGATACATTGCAaatctttagatttttttcatttagagACTGAGAAAGTAACTCTTTTTGTACACCTAATGTACCATAACCTTGATAAAGTTTACTTACATCATCAATATAACAACGAGAATTAAATTGATGAGAGATTCTTTCATATAAAGCTTGACCAAGAGTGGACTTTCCTATTCCACCCATCCCAGTAATTCCAACAACTCGAACATCATCATTAACCAGCCCCAGACATATTAGCTTTGATAATGTAGCAAAATGAGATTCCATCCCAACTAGATTATCATATGGAAGAGTAGAAAATTTGCAACccaagatattttttatctgCTGAACAATTTCTTCAATCACTGCATGTTGTTGCCTAAaagtttaaagaaaacaaagaatgaCAAATCATCACTTAAGGGAATCAAAACAGAGCGTACATGCATAGAAGAAGACAATAACATATATAgtactttttttcatttttaaaatattatttgtattaaacATGTATAATAAATGTTGAGCCAATCTCCAGTTTAAAGGTTGTAATAAGTAATACATTCAAGATAACAGCATTAGtaagaaatgataaaaatatattgtatatgCTCGTAACAAACCAACAGAAGATtacttacttattttttatatcccaACCAGAGAGATTGCCTACATCGTTCAGAacttctctccatgttttaATTTCCTTGTCTTCGAACCTGGAACTTTGTTGGTGTTGGGCAAAGGCTTTCTCATAGTCTCCACTCTGTTTTCGCACTTGTGATGGATCAACATCATAGAAAATAGGCAGAAGATGTCTGGGTGATTTTTGAATGCAATCCCAGATATGTGCTAGTTCACGCAGGCACCAAGTTGAGGAAGCATAGTCCTTGGAAAAGACAACAAGGAAAACATGAGACCCTTCAATGGCTCGTATTAGCTCTGGTGCTATGGATTCGCCTTTCCTgatatctttatcatctttgaaGGCCTCGATGCCTTGTTTTTTCAGAGCTTCAAAAAGAAAACCGGTGAAGCTGTTGCGTGTGTCTTCACCGCGGAAGCTCACAAACACGTCATACtcaaacgaagaagaagaagaagaagaggtgcaTTGGATGATGGCATTAGAAGTAGAAGCCATTTCAATTGCAAAACTGTGAAGGAAGAAGAGCAAGTGTTTGTGGATACAAATAATGAATCAGCTACTGAACCCACTTGCTAATGAATGGAGGGTTCAGATGATGTGAGTGGGCTCATGCCACATATCTAACGGTGACGAAGGGAGGTTCGTGGAAAACGAGTTATGAATTTCCCCCTAATAATTGAACGAAGACTTCGTTGATGTTGCTGCTTCATCATTTCGTCGGTGCTTcctatcaaacattttttttaaaatatttttatgtctttttcttttactcGTATTTTTATTGTTGACTCTCGTTAAGTACAAAAacatgaaatattatttttctaattgttACCTTCTCAAAATATCTGGTTATTGAGTTTGTTACTTAAATTTAGGTTTTTTGTTCCTAAGGCATGAAATATTGAAATGTGTTATTAAAGGAATTATGTTAAAAGGATTATCTAAGATTTTTTTGAAGAGAaggattattaatattttaatatttaggtATATTTAGTTATTCATATATGTAAGGAACATATTTCCATCTAGTTTTGTATGAAGTTCCTTATTTTAATTTGGGTGTTATTTCGTAGTAATTTCTCTTAATTAAGAACCTTGggacaaaattaattgttagagTATTCACTTTTTCATAAAGTTCATTTTACTTCATGCGGAATCAAGTTGGActtcttttttcacttttttcataattctGTTTTGCAccccaaaattaaaataagtaactCTCAGCCTGATTGATAATTTGCGTTCAGTTGGTAACATTTTGTTATAACTTAAGGTATTTGAGACTTATTACTtgctatcaaattaattatgtgcTACGGGGTCAGTTTACTTTTGGGGGCAAAACCATACCTTCAGTTATGACTTTATGTCAAGTCAAGGATCAAATCTCAAACTTTGATTAAGAGATATAAGTATCGAACTACTTCTGTCAATAATTTGTTATACTTTGTATTATTATTcatatgtttaattattaattttatcactttatttatttagaatgtTCAAGAAGgtctttttattcttaaaaatttgaatcaaattctatttttaaaattttcttaatgtGTGTGGTTCTTTAATGTTTGAGTGTAGttctttgttttttaagaatgcctcaatatgatatttttttcccgaaatttataattaatatcgtCAACCTCACTTAAACAAAAAGGACAACCATGCCCATtgaggaattttaaaaaaataaagaattacattcagatattttataaaatgctAACCCTTATTgaaaatttttgaaataaaataacttattgaacattttaaataaataaaattaagcatcaaattgataattacatattattattattattattattattattattattattattattctcttttaccactgattaactattttaatcCTAATGCaccttcttgtttttttaatcaaaaagtGTGGTTTATTCTTTGGATACCCAGGACATGACCTAGGAAATTTAAATGTGTGTCTAGTTTGAGTTGTATTTTtcataatcatatttaattactaGTTAACATTTTACTttacatattaaataattaaaataatttagtgcCTCAAATTAAGTTTTTGTGTTCCATATTTTAGTTTGAGCATTGTTTTGTAGAAGCTTCTCTcttaattaagaattttaagACTAAATTGCGTTGTTATCAGGGTATTCACTCTTTCATAACGTCTATGTTGCTCGCCAtagtttagttttcttttttcactttattaCAAAGCTAATGTGCATCCATTACAATTGCCAAAAGTGGAAGCAACCTTGGggagaaaaatgtgtgtgatTCTAAAAAGTCATTGATTGCGGTTGGTATGGACTATGGGTGTAAGTGGATCCGATCCGACCCACAAACCTGTCCAATTCAACTAGTTTTTATAGATTGGATTgagttattgaataaaattagttttaatttaataaaatcgaTTATAATTCGATTGGGTTGTgggtttgaagttttgaatcCAATCAAAACTTAATCTAATCCAATCTAACATGATATTAtgttttatgattataattatgttGAGTTACTAAACAATgttatgttttaatattattgaattCTATTAGTGATTATTGTTCATcctatgaatattatttttctcattttatgtcaaacaaaatatcttattattGGTTGAAcgtatgattttttaaaattttttccgAGACttgtttgacaatttttttatgactcTACCGGGTAACTAATCTAATTAAAGTTGGATTGGATTAAAGTTGAATTAGATTGTATTGGGTtcacaagaaaaaattaaatttaatctaatctaacttaattaaatttaattggattgaattaaaaaatagacaaaactaAATTCAATCCAAACCACTTACACCCCTAATTTGGATCATGTTTCTTGGCAGCTTCTCTCTTGAATTGCATCAATTTTCACTTTGCCATAATGTCTAAGTTGCTTCCTCTATACGTGGTGGTCAACATGGTTTCTTTTTTCCGCTTtaccagaagaagaaaaactacTAATATATGAACAAATGTACTTTTCCATCGCTCTATTTTTTCTACTGAAAATAATAAGTTGATCCAATAGTGTTTCATGGTTTGCGCGTTCAGGatgtaaattttataacttatttaatttgCAAAAGTGCAGAACATTTCTAAAAGTATTTTATAGTATAAGGAGACAAAGCTTTAGTTATTACCAATCAATACTGCACCACAATTACTATAAAATTAAGGTATAAAATAGCTATTATCAATAATATCATTACATTaatgaaaattgatattaaaatactaataaaataaatttggctATCCAATTTTTGtctatgatttttataaatatgtaattttagttcctctattttttaattaattaagacattttatctctcacttttaaaaatttcataattttactCCTCCTATTTTTAAATTGAGGTTTTCTGTTCCTCACCTTTAAAATACTCTTAGTCCCCATGGTCTATTTCAAACATTACTCTTAGTCCCCATGGTCTATTTCAAACATTGATTATGTAttttttgattcatttttttatataaattaagtttatcattgataaaatagataaataatcaCAAAAGGAGTCTAATTCACTTAGTTAAACACAATATGTGAGTCTTGTTAACCTCAACCGTATTTAATTCCTACAtatagaaaatagataaataaacatataacaCATCTGAGTCAATGTTAACCTAATACACATCAATGTTTGATAATGATTACACAAACAGACATGGGTGCGAGCCTCCCCCTTCCTGGGAACTTTTcatgcatatacatatatatatttttaaattaattatataaaattatttttgtatggtgttattataataatgattaagaTTAGTTTGTGCAAAATTGtgtaaaattagttatattttttgtttgcaaTGTATAAAGTGATAACTAGTGTAAAACAAGTTGTgtgtttattattatcatcgtttaatataaaattagtttcaattttatgtataaaaataataattttttaagaagatattatttattaaaagttagacATTTAAACaactataaagaaagaaaaagaaaattgagcCTTATTTATAAGATTTCTGGATCCGTCACAAGTTATGGGgactaaaattgcatttttttaaaatgggaGACAAAATGTTTCAATAAAAATAGAGGgatagaaattataaatttttaaaagtgaaaaacaaaatgtttcaattaaaaaatataagaactaaaatcttatatttaaaaaaaatagagaaataaaaattaaattttaaccaataaattatattaataattattgttcAGGTAATAgtattataagttaaaaataatagtaaaataatattataaatttttttaaaacgtcataatttgattatgtttaatttaatcCTCAAATTTGGGCTAAATCCTGCCCTgttctttcaattatttttttaaaaaaaaaaaacttatttcctcaaattttaaaatatatttttagttacaaaatagtatatttgaggaacaaaactatttttttcaaaatcacttTTAGTTCCTTGGAACTATTTGAGGACTAAAgctgattttgtttttcaaatttgtgggactaaaatgattttttaaattatgggaaccaaaatatttaatttaataaaagttttagaaaataaaataaacaattttatattataagttttaaaaaagatcttactatttgttgaaattataaattattttaaagtttaattgttGATCGAATCTTTTCAAAAGGCATAATGATCGAAGAGGTATGCATGCATGAAAATACTCTAAGGATGGAACAAACAATTTGGTTGATGAAAGGTTAAGAGTCTTCCTTGGATGTGTCGTTTGCAATTACATGCATCATTATGGGAGAGTTACAAATGGAGGATTGATGCCTGGAAGAAATTGAGAAGTCATAAATGTATAATAAGCTTGAAATACCGTATCCCATTAATTctaccttttattttaaatcaatttgaaaaaactTAAGCTATCCTCTTAACACTCAGTACGCTTCATACTTTCTCGTTTTGAGACCACACACCCGTTCGTTGCTCATTCATTCTCCTTCTTTTTAAACTTTCTAATAATCAACCTTTGGGCTTTTTTACTAAGtgggatatttttttttttgtttttttctcaaatGGGAGTAGTTTTTAAAGTATTTCTGAAAAAGGAGATAAGTCATAATCAATGTTATACGTTAGAAATTGTGACATATATTACAaactttagttttttaattgaagtcgtacataattttttatgattttaatgtaacttcttttttataactttaaagttataacttcttttttttacttttaagatattgaagtcttcaaagtttttttttaggattacgactttaaagttttaattttgtttttttttcacccattctttattttattttgttttcaattttttaaaaattgaaaacaattttgtttatttaattattaactaaataattttaattttacttgttattatttttatttaatatattgtatattttttaagattttatttaatatgttatatatctttttattgatttttatttaaaatatattatattttaaatatcattatatttaatatattttgtatatttaaaatttatataatctttaaaaataaaatttttaaaagattattgttTTTCAATATTATACTCCCTCCAATCCGATACAATGGGGACTTTCAACCTAAATTATCATCTCACATTCGGTCTCTTCCACACCATTATTAATCTTCATTCATTACTCTTTTATCTCCATAGGATATGTACTAATAGCAACCTTCAATCTTAATATTACTAATAGGTTAATTActggttttgttttttgtgaacacacactctctcttgttttttcttCCCAATGTACACcactttgtaatttaattttaagggtACGTTACTTTGGACTTTGTGTTTTGATTAACACCACTTTGCAAATGAATGTGAccctttttgtctttttttaaattaaaaatattataaaatataggtattatattatataatttttttaattagttttaaaattacttatttattaaattaaattttataatttttattttatttttttaaaagaaaatgatattattaaatataattatttttgttttattatttaatttacttaacatatttttaggtgaatatttttatttaaaatctgaattttctaatataattatttttaatataattaatttgtttatgtcattaaatttaattaaaaatgataatactttctatttaacaaattatttatagaagaacatCATTGAATATGAgataaaagaattgaaaaaatgACGAAGACGTGCTAAAGGTGTTAGCACAATCCAACTATTGAAAACGATCCTGCACAATAGAAATTTTGGCTATTTTTAACAAACTAGTAGTTAAGATAGAAGAACAAGAAGGCATGTATCCTGCACAAAATATTCCCGATGATCATTAGTTTTGTCATATTTACAtcgtaattgtattttttaatatgtttcattattttcgaCTATCATCTCAGTTACTAcactttgaaattttatgtttattgtatAAGATaaatgtatcaattattttttcattgtgttatttaatttgttttaatactattaactaattttcttattttttaattaacggacataacaaaaaaatatcaatgacacataaatttaactacaaaattacGTACAacgtaactaaaaaattgtactctaattttatccaatttttttttatttttctttatctgtatatttttcttcaaaaaaataaaaaaaattataaaatttaatttaataaataagtaattttaaaactaattaaaaaaatatataatataatatttatattttataatatttaaaattaaaaaaaaaaaacaaaaagagccACATTCATTTGCAAATTGGTATGAATCAAAGTACAAAGTCTAAAGTAGTATACATTGGAAATTAAATTGCAGAGTAgtgtacattaaaaaaaaaaaacaaacagggAGAGAAAGTGTATTCACGAAAAAAACCTTAGTTGTTGACTTATCAATAGGATTAAGTATTCATTCTAGAATATGACCAATATATAGGACCGATggagtatttatttaatttttttttctatttaaaagattatctaaattttaaatatacgaagtatattaaataaaacaatattaaaaaaatatagtgtattttaaataaaaaatattagagaaatatataacatattaaataaaattaataacaagtaaaattaaaattatttattttagtagttaaataaataaaattgattacagtttttaaagaaatgataataaattacGAAAAAAGCAAagcgagaaaaaaaattacaattttaaagtcgtaatcttaaaataaaaattacgactt is a window encoding:
- the LOC100305456 gene encoding TIR-NBS-LRR type disease resistance protein (The RefSeq protein has 1 frameshift compared to this genomic sequence) gives rise to the protein MSDGETLVSKGGKFEFGFFSPGNSHKRYVGIWYKNIPIQTVVWVANRANPINDSSGNLVLTKNESLVWYTNNSHNQAQNPVAELLDSGNLVIRNDGETNPEAYLWQSFDYPSDTFLPGMKLGWNLRIGHEWKQTAWKSPDDPSPGDVYRVLELYNYPEFYVMKGTKKAYRFGPWNGLYFSGLSDFENGTMYSFCYVSNKHEISFTYSIANDSFIARSVANQTAITIYRYMWVVGEQDWKMSRSFPQEFCDTYSLCGAYGNCVSSTQRQACQCLKGFSPKSPEAWNSSDWSGGCLKVPDTTHTWWDESIGLEECRVKCLNSCSCMAYSNSDIRGEGSGCVMWFGDLIDMKQLQTEAGRPMLVLILEVQQQTQHVTSCMVTKSSLKNIIFILTNGSPLNEEKLENLAKEEWQLHISVEYFHACIPLRSLCLLKRFDQQLNFKIIYNFNKYFAIEMASTSNAIIQCTSSSSSSSFEYDVFVSFRGEDTRNSFTGFLFEALKKQGIEAFKDDKDIRKGESIAPELIRAIEGSHVFLVVFSKDYASSTWCLRELAHIWDCIQKSPRHLLPIFYDVDPSQVRKQSGDYEKAFAQHQQSSRFEDKEIKTWREVLNDVGNLSGWDIKNKQQHAVIEEIVQQIKNILGCKFSTLPYDNLVGMESHFATLSKLICLGLVNDDVRVVGITGMGGIGKSTLGQALYERISHQFNSRCYIDDVSKLYQGYGTLGVQKELLSQSLNEKNLKICNVSNGTLLVWERLSNAKALIILDNVDQDKQLDMFTGGRNDLLRKCLGKGSIVIIISRDQQILKAHGVDVIYRVEPLNDNDALGLFCKKAFKNNYMMSDFEKLTSDVLSHCQGHPLAIEVLGSSLFDKDVLHWRSALALLRENKSKSIMNVLRISFDQLEDTHKEIFLDIACFFNHYPVKYVKEVLDFRGFNPEYGLQVLVDKSLITMDSRQIQMHDLLCDLGKYIVREKSPRKPWKWSRLWDVKDILKVMSDNKAADNVEAIFLIEKSDILRTISTMRVDVLSTMSCLKLLKLDHLDFNVKINFFSGTLVKLSNELGYLGWEKYPFECLPPSFEPDKLVELILPKSNIKQLWEGTKPLPNLRRLDLSGSKNLIKMPYIGDALYLESLDLEGCIQLEEIGLSIVLSPKLTSLNLRNCKSLIKLPQFGEDLILEKLLLGGCQKLRHIDPSIGLLKKLRRLNLKNCKNLVSLPNSILGLNSLEDLNLSGCSKLYNTELLYELRDAEQLKKIDIDGAPIHFQSTSSYSREHKKSVSCLMPSSPIFPCMLKLDLSFCNLVEIPDAIGIMCCLQRLDLSGNNFATLPNLKKLSKLVCLKLQHCKQLKSLPELPSRIYNFDRLRQAGLYIFNCPELVDRERCTDMAFSWTMQSCQVLYLCPFYHVSRVVSPGSEIPRWFNNEHEGNCVSLDASPVMHDHNWIGVAFCAIFVVPHETLSAMSFSETEGNYPDYNDIPVDFYEDVDLELVLDKSDHMWLFFVGRGRFIEYFHLKHKYLGRLLLKCDNEGIRFKESYAEVKKYGYRWVYKGDIEWSARKHWGN